TATAATCTAAAATATAAGTACGCACTTTTTTGTTACTGTAATCAAACGGAGGAAGAGGAATGGTTGAAAATGAATGTGGCATTTCCAAAATAATGGCTATCTTAGGTGGTAAGTGGCAGCTCAATATTTTATGGCAGATGTCTAAACAGCCAGATATTCGGTTTAATCAGTTAAAAAGAGAAGTGAGGGGGATAACAAATGTCATGTTGACAAGATGTCTTGTGACACTTGTTGCATATGACTTGGTTAAAAGAACCGATTTCAATACTATCCCACCTCATGTTGTATACAGGTTAACTGATAAAGGAAGAGAGCTTGTCCCTTTTTTGAATGAGTTGAATAATTGGGGAAAACAAAATTTTTAGTTAGAGTTTAACAGGCTGGGATTAACTTATTGAGACGTCACGAAGTGATGATAAGGAGAATGGATATGAAATTAGATATGGTTGGTATCATCACCAAGGATATGGTAAAAGCGATTCAATTTTATGAGACATTAGGATTTGCTGTCTCAAGTGAGGCATCAGATGATTATGTAGAATTAAAGCATGATGGGATTCGTTTGTCTCTGAATTCAGCA
The DNA window shown above is from Lactococcus paracarnosus and carries:
- a CDS encoding winged helix-turn-helix transcriptional regulator, whose protein sequence is MVENECGISKIMAILGGKWQLNILWQMSKQPDIRFNQLKREVRGITNVMLTRCLVTLVAYDLVKRTDFNTIPPHVVYRLTDKGRELVPFLNELNNWGKQNF